One region of Flavobacterium sp. GSB-24 genomic DNA includes:
- a CDS encoding nucleosidase translates to MIQINQTASFAIEDILFSFALESEAAEVFKGHNTLITGIGKVNAAYELTKAIQKKKPSIIINLGSAGSSCFQKGEVICCTRFVQRDMDVRGLGFALYETPLSGLPPVLEYGLLMDNLNEGICGTGDNFEMGHCSDAYQVVDMEAYALAMIAMKENIPFLCLKYISDGADDNAAEDWTVQVHKAAIAYGKILGLIEETEVVL, encoded by the coding sequence ATGATACAAATTAATCAAACGGCATCTTTTGCCATTGAAGACATATTATTCTCATTTGCCCTAGAATCTGAAGCAGCCGAAGTTTTTAAAGGCCATAATACTTTAATTACTGGAATCGGAAAAGTAAATGCGGCTTACGAATTGACAAAAGCAATTCAAAAGAAAAAGCCTTCGATAATTATAAATCTTGGATCGGCGGGAAGCAGCTGTTTTCAAAAAGGCGAAGTTATCTGTTGTACCAGATTTGTGCAGCGTGATATGGATGTTCGCGGATTAGGTTTTGCATTATACGAAACGCCATTATCTGGTTTGCCTCCAGTTCTAGAATATGGTTTGTTAATGGATAATTTAAATGAAGGAATCTGCGGAACCGGCGATAATTTCGAAATGGGTCATTGTTCAGATGCTTACCAAGTGGTCGATATGGAAGCTTATGCTTTAGCCATGATCGCCATGAAAGAAAACATTCCGTTTTTATGCCTCAAATATATTTCTGATGGAGCCGATGATAATGCTGCAGAGGACTGGACGGTTCAGGTGCATAAAGCGGCTATTGCTTATGGTAAAATTTTGGGATTGATTGAAGAGACAGAAGTTGTTTTGTAG
- a CDS encoding DUF6642 family protein translates to MDNEKFIFCLEGVKDIDDISPTHVVKCLEELAIDQGISSIHKTCDTIEGLEESLNILLYEDHNFKDYEIIYLAMPGQENNICLHDYYYSLEEIAELFEGKMKGKIIHFANLKVLDLNEDEAQYFLDITGARAISGYGSTYNKIASCSTIDKAFFSLYQENDNLFEVVEDLYMKHYNLCKLLDFRLYY, encoded by the coding sequence ATGGATAATGAAAAATTTATTTTCTGCCTTGAAGGTGTTAAAGATATAGACGACATCAGCCCGACACATGTGGTAAAATGTCTGGAAGAACTGGCAATCGATCAAGGCATTTCGAGCATTCATAAAACTTGCGACACGATTGAAGGTTTAGAAGAAAGTTTGAATATTTTACTTTATGAAGATCATAATTTCAAGGATTATGAAATCATCTATCTGGCAATGCCGGGACAAGAAAATAACATTTGCCTTCATGACTATTATTACAGTTTAGAAGAAATTGCCGAACTTTTTGAAGGAAAAATGAAAGGTAAAATTATTCATTTTGCAAATCTTAAAGTTTTAGATTTAAATGAAGATGAAGCTCAATATTTTCTAGATATTACGGGCGCAAGAGCTATTTCTGGTTACGGATCTACTTATAATAAAATTGCGAGCTGCAGTACGATTGATAAAGCATTCTTCAGTTTGTATCAAGAGAACGATAATCTTTTTGAGGTTGTCGAAGATCTTTATATGAAACACTATAATTTGTGCAAACTGCTTGATTTTAGATTATACTATTAA
- a CDS encoding helix-turn-helix domain-containing protein, translating into MKTKGVEKIKTYEAKGFREKFLGEDNPIHLLFKSNSDHFFCLEIEEVMQMQHPVPPSKHSCHTLIFISSGRHVMKLGYQEYTTTDNEMIMIPAGQIFSLDNVNNIHKGYVCQFHPDILIRKYGSRELLNDFDFLKISGNPKITLTPPEINPITNILDRLKKEYSETAFTDLNIVQSYLITLFYEMNKNAVKTSKGISAAEVITGKFKELIHDQIKTQHQVNYYASLLNVTPNHLNKCVKTVTGKSAVKWIDDNILLEAKYLLFQTSLSIGEIAVQVGFEDQSYFSRFFKKAEGISPIRYRKMIDKS; encoded by the coding sequence ATGAAAACAAAGGGAGTCGAAAAAATAAAGACCTACGAAGCAAAAGGATTTCGGGAGAAATTTTTAGGAGAAGACAATCCGATACATTTGCTTTTCAAATCAAATTCTGATCATTTCTTTTGTCTTGAGATTGAAGAAGTAATGCAGATGCAGCATCCTGTTCCGCCTTCTAAACATTCTTGTCATACCTTAATTTTCATTTCATCAGGAAGACATGTCATGAAACTGGGTTATCAGGAATATACAACGACCGATAATGAAATGATTATGATACCTGCGGGTCAGATTTTTTCGCTTGACAATGTTAACAATATACACAAAGGCTATGTCTGTCAATTCCATCCCGATATTTTAATTCGAAAATACGGCAGCCGTGAATTGCTGAATGATTTTGATTTTTTAAAAATATCTGGGAATCCTAAAATTACACTTACTCCTCCAGAAATAAATCCTATTACCAATATTTTGGATCGATTGAAAAAAGAATATTCAGAGACTGCATTTACAGATTTGAATATCGTTCAGTCGTATTTGATTACTTTGTTTTATGAAATGAATAAAAATGCTGTTAAAACTTCTAAAGGGATTTCGGCCGCTGAGGTAATAACAGGAAAATTTAAGGAACTTATTCATGATCAAATAAAAACACAGCATCAGGTTAATTATTACGCGTCATTGCTAAACGTAACACCTAACCATTTGAATAAATGTGTCAAAACAGTAACTGGAAAATCGGCAGTAAAATGGATTGACGACAACATATTATTAGAAGCCAAATATTTACTGTTTCAAACGTCACTTTCTATAGGTGAAATCGCAGTGCAAGTGGGATTTGAAGACCAGTCTTACTTTAGCCGTTTTTTCAAAAAAGCAGAAGGAATTTCACCCATTCGCTATCGAAAAATGATTGATAAGTCCTAA
- a CDS encoding DUF4957 domain-containing protein encodes MKTKYIFKGLIVMLLLALSFSSCESYNEALINELDVSREFSPIGLKATVRNQTTVELNWTVKEDADHYVVEFSADDPDFKTIFKTVNVAPTELPVQVALEGETVYSIRVKAVSAAGLEDSKWSITSATTLSEQLFLASIDGDIEAKQVTLRWTPNSNVTQIVVNPGAITHVITPAEKTSGVAVVTGLTGETSYTADLFNGTKKRGNKAFTTAIDIGTGILVKKTDDLMQKIADAASGAVLVLEPGVYTADNQTGAITLNKSITLRGLRSYDKPKLHVNFVLTNGSANLSLIDLDLKGDKGAAGAAVSVVKYNDNNVTYGALLISGCNVHDYGVSLISANLAASKIASVIVENTFVTNVLTTGGEFIDVRGSQVAQLTLKNSTFNNCATARYFIRMDAGLTGLTSNVLIDACTISNPNMLATNGNAILYTRFVTTAGIIVRNTLFAATPAPYTREAATPNPTFTNNNYFNSPNLNSTVNALANNRPDLSASATALDPQFVNAASGDFTLKNQALIDRKVGDPYWYGGR; translated from the coding sequence ATGAAAACAAAATATATATTTAAAGGATTAATAGTTATGCTATTGCTGGCACTGTCTTTTTCAAGCTGTGAAAGTTATAACGAAGCTTTAATAAATGAATTGGATGTAAGCAGAGAATTTTCACCAATTGGACTGAAGGCTACAGTTAGAAATCAAACTACAGTAGAATTAAATTGGACTGTTAAAGAAGATGCAGATCATTATGTAGTAGAATTTAGCGCAGATGATCCAGATTTTAAAACGATTTTTAAAACAGTAAATGTTGCTCCAACAGAACTACCTGTTCAAGTAGCGCTAGAAGGAGAAACAGTTTATTCTATTAGAGTGAAAGCAGTAAGTGCAGCAGGTTTAGAAGATTCTAAATGGTCTATTACTTCAGCGACGACTTTGTCTGAACAGCTTTTCTTAGCTTCGATTGATGGTGATATTGAAGCAAAACAAGTTACTTTAAGATGGACGCCAAACAGCAACGTTACACAAATTGTTGTTAACCCTGGAGCAATAACACATGTTATTACACCAGCCGAAAAAACTAGCGGTGTAGCTGTAGTAACAGGATTGACAGGAGAGACTTCTTATACAGCAGATTTGTTTAATGGTACTAAGAAAAGAGGAAATAAAGCTTTTACAACTGCAATTGATATCGGAACTGGTATTTTAGTTAAGAAAACAGATGATTTAATGCAAAAAATTGCAGACGCAGCTTCTGGAGCAGTTCTAGTTTTAGAGCCAGGAGTTTACACAGCCGATAATCAAACGGGAGCAATTACGTTAAATAAATCAATTACTTTAAGAGGATTACGCTCTTATGACAAACCAAAACTTCATGTGAATTTCGTATTAACAAATGGTTCAGCTAATCTAAGTTTAATAGATTTAGATTTAAAAGGTGACAAAGGAGCTGCCGGTGCTGCTGTTTCAGTTGTTAAATACAATGATAACAATGTTACATATGGTGCGCTTTTAATAAGCGGCTGTAATGTTCATGACTATGGAGTATCATTGATTAGTGCAAACTTAGCCGCTTCTAAAATTGCTTCTGTTATAGTAGAGAATACTTTTGTAACAAATGTTCTTACAACTGGAGGAGAATTTATAGATGTTAGAGGCTCGCAAGTAGCTCAGCTTACTCTTAAAAACAGTACGTTTAATAATTGCGCAACAGCGAGGTATTTTATTCGTATGGATGCAGGACTTACTGGTTTAACATCAAATGTGTTAATTGATGCTTGTACTATTTCTAATCCAAATATGCTTGCTACTAATGGTAACGCAATTTTATACACAAGATTTGTTACAACTGCGGGAATAATTGTACGCAATACATTGTTTGCAGCTACGCCGGCACCTTACACAAGAGAGGCAGCAACACCAAATCCGACATTTACAAATAACAACTATTTCAATTCACCAAACTTAAATAGTACGGTTAATGCACTTGCAAATAACAGACCAGATTTGTCTGCTTCTGCAACAGCATTAGATCCTCAATTTGTCAATGCCGCAAGTGGAGATTTTACACTTAAAAATCAAGCTTTAATTGATAGAAAAGTTGGAGATCCATATTGGTATGGTGGTAGATAA
- a CDS encoding hybrid sensor histidine kinase/response regulator transcription factor — translation MKNIKNGILSFILFFAIAVSSYAQSSDLYFDHINYDTRFSQSMISSIHQTKKGFIWIGTANGLISYDGYDFLRYVYNKDILNSISNNHVNVILEDNKREIWIGTNNGLNLFNKNEKSFLRVDVQKIKGGRNYISSIIQDDQDRIWIGTFGGIKRLDRQKYLLEEISNDHNSPFRKSRVLSLFYDRNYGVLVGTSKGLECFDPKNGSKKALPKIWSDNGALLKSKIWKILKEKNGDVWFATEANGVFHFDASQNSITNFLLNTSNRKSLSSNWVNDIVEVDANTIWFATKNGLCVYKKDRNEFTKYGHNALESYSLSDDDVKCFLKDRHNDIWIGTNGGGVNFFQKTNTNFTNVREVIKPNFGLNTAFVNAVARENDGSVWVGTNGGGLNYLDFKNNKSTSYAIESYDFDKSVNMITALVNQNEQYLFCGTFNGLFKFNKNSKTFQFISLSRKDSKERERPITSLLMDNGDLWVGTNGNGLKKVMPDGTVEIYMADGTSNSLSDNFITDIVNRKDGLWIATQYGLNYFDKKLKQVTKVFKTGSKNGLSNNSLTVMFTDSKNRFWIGAESGGVNLFDERKGRFFEINRSMGFTDETIKSISEDSEGNIWISDNNLLYKIKTKKLSPAFRISDFEITSYSSKDGLKVKQFSNNCSLKLNAKELVFGCSNGLVLFNPSKLIKTEDKAPIVLTKLIVNNEEIKPGNKEVTLEKRISETSEITLKHDQGYIGIEFSAMNFISPEKSEYAYKLESSFNKDDWHIIGSQHYINLTNLNSGTYLLKIKTSNGGGEWNPTIKTLKIIMLPPWWKTWWAYILYLGLLAGAAVLLFRFLRNRELLKQTYYLDQVEKERQEELYKMKLDFFTNVSHEIRTPLTLISGPVEELLSGAEKNSNLEHKLKTIKSNSDRLLKLVNELMDFRKAEKGSMKIYCEQQDIVSFCFDIYESFRGIAVEKKIDYKFVLNINTALLYFDKNQMEKVIYNLLSNAFKFTSKNGKITLAVEQKEDSDSIEIKVKDNGIGIPENRKKKIFKNFFQLDERGSANLGSGIGLALSKSIVELHHGEINVQTEADANFNTIFTITLKKGKEHFKKSQIVENTIKIDENANPISDIKTEIDIYEPEYLDESDNSTKKTVLVIEDNEEVLSFINDILYTDYKVLRFTDAIKALEYMEKEIPDLILTDVMMPEMDGFELCKILKTSQNTNHIPVILLTAKSSTLNRIEGLSTGADAYISKPFSIEELKLTIANLLSAKEIMRQKYGEGFIADAEQENVNTPEGQFVKKLTQIIEANLDNTDFDVNDLVNEIGMSRTVLYKKVQMLTNHSVAGFIKNMRLKKAASLLANTSYSVSEVTYMVGFNDRKHFSKEFKKFYNLSPTEYKSSQGRIQS, via the coding sequence ATGAAAAACATTAAAAACGGCATCTTAAGTTTTATTCTTTTTTTTGCAATTGCTGTGAGTTCGTATGCTCAAAGTTCAGATTTGTATTTTGATCATATTAATTATGATACCCGTTTTTCCCAAAGTATGATTTCGAGTATTCATCAAACCAAAAAAGGATTTATCTGGATCGGAACAGCGAATGGTTTGATTAGTTATGATGGCTATGATTTTCTGCGATATGTGTATAATAAAGATATTCTCAACAGCATCAGCAACAATCATGTTAATGTAATTTTAGAAGATAATAAAAGAGAAATTTGGATAGGAACCAATAACGGCTTAAACCTTTTTAATAAAAACGAAAAGAGTTTTCTAAGAGTTGATGTTCAGAAAATCAAAGGCGGACGAAACTATATTTCATCTATAATTCAAGACGATCAAGACAGGATCTGGATTGGGACTTTTGGCGGTATCAAACGTCTGGACAGACAAAAATATTTGCTGGAAGAAATCTCAAACGATCATAATTCTCCATTTAGGAAAAGCAGGGTTTTGTCTTTGTTTTACGATCGTAATTACGGCGTTTTAGTCGGTACTTCTAAAGGTTTAGAATGTTTTGATCCTAAAAATGGTTCTAAGAAAGCTTTGCCAAAAATTTGGAGTGATAATGGAGCTTTGTTAAAATCTAAAATCTGGAAGATTCTAAAAGAAAAAAATGGCGATGTATGGTTTGCAACCGAAGCCAATGGCGTGTTCCATTTTGATGCAAGTCAGAATTCAATAACCAATTTTCTGCTAAATACGAGTAACAGAAAAAGTTTATCGTCAAATTGGGTAAATGATATTGTTGAGGTTGATGCCAATACAATCTGGTTTGCTACAAAAAACGGACTATGTGTTTACAAGAAAGACAGAAATGAATTTACGAAATACGGTCATAATGCGCTGGAGAGTTACAGTCTTTCAGACGATGATGTGAAATGTTTTCTTAAAGATCGACATAATGATATTTGGATTGGAACCAACGGCGGCGGTGTCAACTTTTTTCAAAAAACCAACACCAATTTTACCAATGTAAGAGAAGTTATAAAACCCAATTTCGGATTAAATACTGCTTTTGTAAATGCAGTGGCACGAGAAAATGACGGATCGGTTTGGGTGGGAACCAACGGCGGCGGTTTGAATTATCTTGATTTTAAAAACAATAAAAGTACTTCGTATGCTATTGAAAGTTATGATTTTGACAAAAGCGTAAATATGATAACTGCTTTGGTCAATCAAAACGAGCAGTATTTGTTTTGCGGAACTTTCAACGGATTATTTAAGTTCAATAAAAACAGTAAAACTTTTCAATTTATATCGCTTTCGCGAAAAGATTCTAAGGAACGAGAACGTCCAATTACGTCTCTTTTGATGGATAACGGCGATTTGTGGGTCGGTACAAATGGCAACGGATTAAAAAAAGTAATGCCAGATGGAACGGTTGAAATTTACATGGCAGATGGAACTTCCAATTCACTGAGCGATAATTTCATTACAGATATTGTCAACAGGAAAGACGGACTTTGGATTGCCACGCAATATGGCTTAAACTATTTTGATAAAAAATTAAAACAAGTTACCAAAGTATTTAAAACAGGTTCTAAAAATGGATTGTCGAACAACAGTTTAACCGTCATGTTTACCGATTCTAAAAATAGATTTTGGATTGGTGCCGAAAGCGGAGGCGTGAATTTATTTGACGAACGAAAAGGCCGTTTTTTCGAGATCAACCGATCAATGGGTTTTACGGATGAGACCATAAAAAGCATTTCAGAAGATTCTGAGGGAAATATCTGGATTAGCGACAATAACCTGCTTTATAAAATAAAAACCAAAAAGCTAAGTCCAGCTTTTAGAATTTCTGATTTTGAGATTACGTCGTATTCTTCCAAAGATGGCTTAAAAGTCAAACAGTTTTCAAACAACTGCAGTTTAAAGCTCAATGCAAAAGAATTGGTTTTTGGATGTTCGAATGGTTTGGTGCTTTTTAATCCTTCGAAATTAATTAAAACAGAAGATAAAGCGCCAATTGTCCTGACGAAGCTTATCGTTAATAACGAAGAAATTAAACCAGGAAATAAAGAAGTTACACTGGAAAAACGAATTAGCGAAACTTCAGAAATCACTTTAAAACACGATCAAGGATATATCGGAATAGAATTTAGTGCGATGAATTTTATTTCGCCAGAAAAAAGCGAATATGCTTATAAATTAGAAAGTTCGTTTAATAAAGACGATTGGCATATTATCGGTTCGCAGCATTATATCAATTTAACGAATTTGAATTCTGGAACGTATCTGCTTAAAATAAAAACTTCAAATGGCGGCGGAGAATGGAACCCGACAATTAAAACCCTAAAAATTATTATGCTGCCGCCGTGGTGGAAAACGTGGTGGGCTTATATTCTATATCTAGGATTATTGGCCGGCGCCGCAGTTTTATTATTCCGTTTTTTACGAAACCGAGAATTATTAAAACAAACCTATTATTTGGATCAGGTGGAGAAAGAAAGACAAGAAGAATTGTATAAAATGAAACTCGATTTCTTTACGAATGTTTCGCACGAAATTAGAACGCCTCTTACGCTTATAAGCGGACCCGTTGAAGAACTTTTGAGCGGTGCCGAAAAGAATTCGAATCTGGAACATAAATTAAAAACCATTAAAAGTAATTCTGACCGTTTATTAAAATTGGTCAATGAACTAATGGATTTTAGAAAAGCCGAAAAAGGCAGTATGAAAATCTATTGCGAACAGCAGGATATTGTTTCGTTCTGTTTTGATATTTACGAATCGTTCCGCGGAATTGCCGTTGAGAAAAAGATTGATTACAAATTTGTACTTAATATTAATACCGCGCTGCTTTATTTCGATAAAAACCAGATGGAAAAAGTGATTTATAATCTCCTTTCGAATGCATTTAAATTCACTAGTAAAAATGGAAAAATCACTTTGGCTGTAGAGCAAAAGGAAGATTCTGATTCTATCGAAATAAAAGTAAAAGACAATGGAATTGGTATTCCAGAAAATAGAAAAAAGAAAATCTTCAAAAACTTTTTTCAGTTAGACGAACGCGGCAGCGCCAATTTAGGCAGCGGTATTGGTCTGGCTTTGAGTAAAAGTATTGTAGAACTGCATCACGGAGAAATAAACGTACAAACAGAAGCCGATGCCAATTTCAATACGATCTTTACTATTACATTAAAGAAGGGTAAAGAGCATTTTAAAAAATCGCAGATTGTTGAAAACACAATTAAAATAGATGAAAACGCCAATCCGATTTCTGATATTAAAACCGAAATTGATATTTATGAACCGGAATATCTGGACGAATCTGATAACAGTACAAAAAAGACAGTTCTCGTAATTGAGGACAACGAAGAAGTACTTTCGTTTATAAACGATATTTTATACACCGATTATAAAGTGCTGCGATTTACAGATGCCATAAAAGCTTTGGAATATATGGAGAAAGAAATTCCAGATCTTATCCTGACAGATGTTATGATGCCCGAAATGGATGGTTTTGAATTGTGTAAAATTTTAAAAACGAGTCAAAATACCAATCATATTCCAGTGATACTTTTAACGGCAAAATCTTCTACTTTAAATAGAATTGAAGGACTTTCGACAGGTGCAGATGCTTATATTTCGAAACCTTTTAGTATTGAAGAATTAAAATTAACCATTGCCAATTTATTATCTGCCAAAGAAATAATGCGTCAAAAATACGGCGAAGGTTTTATTGCAGATGCTGAGCAGGAAAATGTAAACACACCCGAAGGCCAATTTGTAAAAAAACTAACTCAGATCATAGAAGCCAATCTCGATAATACAGATTTTGATGTAAATGATTTAGTAAATGAAATAGGAATGAGCAGAACTGTTCTTTATAAAAAAGTACAAATGCTGACCAATCATTCAGTAGCAGGATTTATCAAAAACATGCGTTTAAAGAAAGCGGCAAGTCTTTTAGCCAATACCAGTTATTCCGTTTCCGAAGTAACGTATATGGTTGGTTTTAATGATCGAAAACACTTTAGTAAAGAATTTAAAAAGTTTTATAATTTATCTCCTACTGAATATAAAAGTTCGCAGGGACGTATCCAATCGTAA
- a CDS encoding Sir2 family NAD-dependent protein deacetylase has protein sequence MDQLENIIKYVSTKNKRNLFTFLTGAGLSSESGIPTYRGVDGIWVKGTQFHKPEEFGTFKYFKEHPEEVWQYSLFRKKMFQNAKPNESHYELVEIESILKDRFHLITQNIDNLHRQSGTERIFEIHGNNREIKCSNGCKGIVNLPEEIKGKEIDEDLTEREIELLKCKNCGSWMRPNILWFDEYYDEQTNKKFSSLKIAKNSGILFILGTSGATNLPIAIAETTLKYGGTIVDINIEDNQFTALIKDKKNKIIIRKTSTEALKMIKEIIKNTHLVSS, from the coding sequence ATGGACCAATTAGAAAATATAATAAAATACGTTTCAACTAAAAATAAAAGAAATCTTTTTACCTTTTTGACAGGAGCTGGACTTTCTTCAGAAAGCGGCATCCCAACTTATAGAGGTGTTGATGGCATTTGGGTTAAAGGCACTCAATTTCATAAACCAGAGGAGTTTGGTACTTTTAAATATTTTAAAGAGCATCCAGAAGAAGTCTGGCAATATTCTTTATTCAGAAAGAAAATGTTTCAAAATGCTAAACCTAATGAAAGTCATTATGAATTGGTGGAAATTGAAAGTATCTTAAAAGACCGATTTCATCTTATTACTCAAAACATTGATAACTTACACAGACAAAGCGGAACCGAAAGAATTTTCGAAATTCATGGTAACAATAGAGAAATAAAATGTTCTAATGGTTGTAAAGGAATCGTAAATCTGCCAGAAGAAATAAAAGGAAAAGAAATAGATGAAGACCTAACTGAAAGAGAAATTGAGCTTTTAAAATGTAAAAATTGCGGAAGCTGGATGAGACCGAATATTTTATGGTTTGATGAATATTATGATGAGCAAACAAATAAAAAATTCAGTTCTTTAAAAATTGCTAAAAATTCAGGAATATTATTTATTCTAGGGACTTCGGGTGCAACAAATCTTCCCATTGCAATTGCAGAAACCACCTTAAAATATGGTGGAACTATTGTCGATATTAATATAGAAGATAATCAATTTACAGCTTTGATAAAGGACAAAAAGAATAAAATTATCATTCGTAAAACATCTACTGAAGCTTTAAAAATGATAAAGGAAATCATTAAAAATACTCATCTTGTCTCATCTTGA
- a CDS encoding RagB/SusD family nutrient uptake outer membrane protein: MKHKIFIAGLILASIFTSCSDDYLDGEAKSTLNEALIFSTPGLAEGAIDGIKIPFAETNSYRGRFLPFYGLNTDVEWYNSSQTVSDASDLCTYDPKPENSQMNTTNNAWAMMYSGIERANVCIRGLRAYGDPRPGTELGYLLGEALTLRAIYYADLVKAWGDVPARFEPIESATIYIPKSSRDVVYKQIIADLGEASTLVPWPGETPATSSVERINKAFVKGFRARLALAASGYQQYPDGIRRSTDPELSVANMYALALSEARSVISSGKAHLESSFETFWKKYNQEYLVAGGESLWELPFSDGRGRMLFTFAVRHTTNDQFHANGANRGGTAGPLPTVFYDYDQADTRRDVTCVPYKYGTAVNNIAKQELGALNTWYFGKYRYEWMTRFVTSTNDDGVNKIYMRYAEVLLIAAEAANELEGPGAAAPYLKEIRRRAFPAAVQSVKVDNYVDQLTSKEAMFNALVEENKFEFTGEMERKQALIRWNLLKVKLDEAKVNMKNLADRTGRYADVPATLYYRYKADNVSLEIYGLNRGESTNPGTGYSSIPWTWTGATADTKINTLYKPGMNPNDRQFWPIWQVFIESSNGKLVNDYNYTK; encoded by the coding sequence ATGAAACATAAAATATTTATAGCAGGATTAATTTTAGCAAGTATTTTTACTTCCTGTTCAGACGATTATTTAGATGGAGAGGCAAAATCAACATTAAATGAAGCTTTAATTTTTTCTACCCCTGGATTAGCTGAAGGTGCAATAGATGGAATTAAAATTCCATTTGCAGAAACTAACTCTTACAGAGGTCGTTTTCTTCCTTTTTATGGTTTAAATACAGATGTTGAATGGTATAACTCTTCTCAGACTGTTAGTGATGCATCAGATTTATGTACTTATGATCCAAAACCAGAGAATTCTCAAATGAATACCACAAATAATGCCTGGGCAATGATGTACTCGGGAATTGAGCGTGCTAATGTTTGTATTCGTGGTTTGCGTGCATATGGTGATCCTCGTCCAGGTACTGAGTTAGGGTATTTGCTGGGAGAAGCATTAACGTTAAGAGCGATCTATTACGCAGATTTAGTAAAAGCTTGGGGAGATGTTCCTGCTCGTTTTGAGCCTATTGAATCAGCAACAATTTATATTCCTAAATCTAGTCGTGATGTTGTTTATAAACAAATTATTGCCGATTTAGGAGAAGCATCAACTTTAGTTCCTTGGCCTGGAGAAACTCCAGCTACAAGTAGTGTAGAAAGAATTAATAAGGCATTTGTAAAAGGTTTTCGTGCACGTTTAGCACTAGCCGCTAGTGGTTATCAGCAATATCCAGACGGTATAAGAAGAAGTACAGATCCAGAATTATCTGTTGCAAATATGTATGCATTGGCTTTATCAGAAGCTCGTTCTGTTATTTCAAGTGGAAAGGCTCATTTAGAATCTTCATTTGAAACATTTTGGAAAAAATACAATCAAGAATATTTAGTAGCGGGAGGAGAATCTTTATGGGAACTTCCTTTTTCAGATGGTAGAGGCCGTATGTTATTTACTTTTGCTGTTCGTCACACCACAAACGATCAATTCCATGCTAATGGAGCTAATCGTGGAGGAACTGCAGGACCGCTTCCTACTGTATTTTATGATTACGATCAAGCAGATACAAGAAGAGACGTAACTTGTGTTCCGTACAAATATGGAACAGCTGTAAACAACATTGCTAAGCAAGAATTAGGAGCGCTAAACACTTGGTATTTTGGAAAATATCGTTACGAGTGGATGACTCGTTTTGTTACTTCAACAAACGATGATGGAGTGAATAAAATTTACATGCGTTATGCAGAAGTTCTTTTGATTGCCGCTGAAGCAGCAAACGAATTAGAAGGTCCAGGTGCAGCAGCTCCATACTTAAAGGAAATAAGAAGAAGAGCTTTTCCTGCTGCAGTTCAATCAGTAAAAGTTGATAATTATGTAGATCAATTGACCAGCAAAGAAGCAATGTTTAATGCGTTGGTTGAAGAAAATAAATTTGAATTTACAGGTGAAATGGAGCGTAAGCAAGCGCTTATTCGTTGGAATTTGTTAAAAGTAAAATTAGACGAAGCTAAAGTAAATATGAAAAATTTAGCTGATCGTACTGGACGATATGCTGATGTCCCTGCCACTCTTTATTATAGATATAAAGCAGATAATGTAAGCTTGGAGATTTATGGTCTTAATCGTGGTGAAAGTACTAACCCTGGTACAGGTTATTCATCTATTCCGTGGACTTGGACGGGCGCAACTGCAGATACTAAGATAAATACTTTGTATAAACCAGGTATGAATCCAAATGATAGACAATTCTGGCCAATCTGGCAGGTTTTTATTGAATCTAGTAATGGAAAATTAGTTAACGATTACAATTATACTAAGTAA